A region from the Brassica napus cultivar Da-Ae chromosome C8, Da-Ae, whole genome shotgun sequence genome encodes:
- the LOC125575313 gene encoding F-box/FBD/LRR-repeat protein At1g13780-like isoform X1: MSGRDRISELPESLLTQILSYLPTEQSVQTSVLSKRWENVYLSVPGLDLNCSVIRDEVILSFLSFIDKLLEFSPESSLFKVKVQCRGMLIDGFSDRIGTVIDRGTQHLDVVSSTDYYEDSFGHALPGVDFMPMNLYTSKALVYLKLSSSGLGDPGFVFMPCLRFLHLEEIKWRVHLEKVLSGCPVLEKLTLVRDLDDDDYARTDEEFMVMRVRSQSLKRFSVLPLRQVRDYHSRVECTLEIDAPGLEHMSLGDDQFDSIVVKNLSSLLVVELDIKFFVKVGVLFNTLDVSKSNEIREFLDGISSVGHMIISGMTVHAFEHYSKAGIIPKFNNLSRLEAVFHGKLLQFLPAFLECCPNLKHLILKVVHSEEMDEGLELADVPQCVSSSLECVEIQEKLELEEGKMKATSYFLGNSAVLKKLILSPTAYDPRNVAESEIWEKVNKLTIRSTRCEIVIRAMEEVVVI, from the exons ATGTCTGGGCGAGATAGGATCAGCGAGTTGCCGGAATCATTGTTAACTCAAATACTCTCATACCTTCCGACAGAACAATCGGTGCAGACAAGTGTTTTGTCTAAAAGATGGGAGAATGTGTATCTAAGCGTTCCCGGTCTTGACTTAAACTGCTCTGTTATTCGCGACGAAGTGATCTTAAGCTTCTTAAGCTTCATTGACAAGCTTCTCGAGTTTAGCCCTGAGTCAAGTCTGTTTAAAGTCAAGGTTCAGTGCAGGGGCATGTTGATAGACGGGTTCAGCGACCGGATCGGTACAGTGATTGACCGCGGGACACAGCATCTTGATGTTGTGAGCAGTACAGATTATTACGAGGACTCTTTTGGTCATGCCTTACCTGGTGTAGACTTCATGCCTATGAATCTCTACACGAGCAAGGCATTGGTTTACTTGAAGCTCTCCTCTTCTGGTCTTGGTGATCctggttttgttttcatgccTTGTCTTAGGTTCTTGCATCTTGAAGAAATTAAATGGCGTGTGCATCTGGAGAAAGTCCTCTCAGGGTGTCCTGTTCTTGAGAAGCTGACTTTGGTGAGGGATTTGGATGATGATGACTATGCACGTACCGATGAAGAATTTATGGTTATGCGTGTGAGGTCTCAGAGCTTGAAGAGGTTTAGTGTGCTGCCGCTTAGGCAGGTAAGGGATTACCATTCCAGAGTGGAATGCACACTTGAGATTGATGCTCCGGGGCTAGAGCATATGAGTCTCGGAGATGATCAGTTTGATAGCATTGTGGTAAAGAACCTGTCTTCTTTGTTGGTGGTTGAGCTTGATATCAAGTTCTTTGTCAAGGTTGGCGTGCTTTTTAATACTTTGGACGTATCAAAGAGCAATGAGATCCGCGAGTTTCTCGATGGGATATCGAGTGTTGGACATATGATCATCTCTGGGATGACAGTGCATGCCTTTGAACATTACTCAAAAGCAGGAATTATCCCCAAGTTCAACAACTTGTCCCGTTTAGAAGCAGTGTTCCATGGCAAGTTATTGCAGTTTCTGCCAGCCTTTCTTGAGTGTTGCCCCAATCTGAAACACCTAATCTTG AAGGTTGTTCATTCAGAGGAGATGGATGAGGGATTGGAACTCGCAGATGTGCCACAGTGTGTCTCATCGAGTCTTGAGTGTGTTGAGATACAAGAGAAACTTGAATTGGAAGAAGGGAAGATGAAAGCAACCAGTTACTTTCTTGGAAACTCGGCAGTGCTGAAGAAACTCATCCTGAGCCCAACAGCTTATGATCCTCGAAATGTTGCGGAATCAGAAATATGGGAGAAGGTTAATAAACTGACAATACGTTCCACAAGATGTGAAATTGTCATTCGAGCCATGGAGGAGGTCGTTGTCATTTGA
- the LOC125591306 gene encoding helofensin-3-like isoform X1 codes for MKQVSSKLVLMISLIVSVFHLANGADVNHQGQCDSDLECYTMRSCQRGPGYCDQKDGKCKCPKLQSVDTNGADVNHQGQCDSDLKCYTMRSCQRGPGYCDQKDGKCKCPKLQVVDTNGAGVNHQGQCDSDLECYTMRSCQRGPGYCDQKDGKCKCPK; via the exons ATGAAGCAAGTCTCTTCCAAGCTTGTATTGATGATTTCTCTTATTGTCAGTGTCTTCC ATCTTGCAAATGGAGCCGACGTGAATCATCAAGGGCAATGTGATTCAGACCTTGAGTGTTATACCATGCGTAGTTGTCAGAGAGGTCCAGGATATTGCGATCAGAAAGACGGAAAGTGCAAGTGTCCAAAATTACAATCCGTGGATACAAATGGGGCGGACGTGAATCATCAAGGGCAATGTGACTCAGATCTTAAGTGTTACACCATGCGTAGTTGTCAGAGAGGTCCAGGATATTGCGATCAGAAAGACGGAAAGTGTAAGTGTCCTAAATTACAAGTTGTGGATACAAATGGAGCGGGCGTGAATCATCAAGGGCAATGTGACTCAGACCTTGAATGTTATACCATGCGTAGTTGTCAGAGAGGTCCAGGATATTGCGATCAGAAAGACGGAAAGTGTAAGTGTCCTAAATAG
- the LOC125591306 gene encoding helofensin-3-like isoform X3: MKKVFPNIVLLSFLLGVAFHLANGADVNHQGQCDSDLECYTMRSCQRGPGYCDQKDGKCKCPKLQSVDTNGADVNHQGQCDSDLKCYTMRSCQRGPGYCDQKDGKCKCPKLQVVDTNGAGVNHQGQCDSDLECYTMRSCQRGPGYCDQKDGKCKCPK; this comes from the exons ATGAAGAAAGTGTTCCCTAACATTGTTCTATTGTCTTTTCTTCTCGGTGTTGCCTTCC ATCTTGCAAATGGAGCCGACGTGAATCATCAAGGGCAATGTGATTCAGACCTTGAGTGTTATACCATGCGTAGTTGTCAGAGAGGTCCAGGATATTGCGATCAGAAAGACGGAAAGTGCAAGTGTCCAAAATTACAATCCGTGGATACAAATGGGGCGGACGTGAATCATCAAGGGCAATGTGACTCAGATCTTAAGTGTTACACCATGCGTAGTTGTCAGAGAGGTCCAGGATATTGCGATCAGAAAGACGGAAAGTGTAAGTGTCCTAAATTACAAGTTGTGGATACAAATGGAGCGGGCGTGAATCATCAAGGGCAATGTGACTCAGACCTTGAATGTTATACCATGCGTAGTTGTCAGAGAGGTCCAGGATATTGCGATCAGAAAGACGGAAAGTGTAAGTGTCCTAAATAG
- the LOC106369107 gene encoding F-box/FBD/LRR-repeat protein At1g13780-like isoform X1, whose protein sequence is MSGIDRISELPESLLTQILSFLPSKQSVQTSVLSTRWKNLYLNVPGLDLNLSAIPYDADEMLLSFLSFIDKLLESSPESKLFKVKVKCRDTMIDGFRDRIGIMIDRGTQHLDVESSTYDIEDDSFHHPCVDFMPMNLYTSKTLVYLKLTSSGLDDPGFVFMPCLKFMHLEEVKWRVHLEKLLSGCPVLEELALLRDLDDDYAVAYDEFTVMRVRAQSLKRFRVLPLRQVRDCRSRVNCTLEIDAPGLKHMSLGEDQFDSIVVKNLTSLLVVELDIKFFVKFGVIFNPWNLAKSNEIRDFLNGISSVRHMIISAKTVKALEYYSQAEMIPKFNNLSRLQAMFHSNLLQFLPAFLECFPNLKHLVLKVVHSEEMGEGLELTDVPRCVSSTLECVEIQEKLELEEGKMKATSYFLGNSAVLKKLILSPTTYDPRDVLESETWEKVNKLTKRSTGCEIIIRAMKEVVII, encoded by the exons ATGTCTGGGATCGATAGGATTAGCGAATTGCCGGAATCATTGCTTACTCAAATACTCTCTTTCCTTCCGTCAAAACAATCGGTGCAGACAAGTGTTTTGTCAACAAGATGGAAGAATCTGTATCTAAACGTTCCCGGTCTTGACTTAAACTTATCTGCCATTCCTTATGATGCTGATGAAATGCTCTTAAGCTTCTTAAGCTTCATTGACAAGCTTCTCGAGTCTAGCCCTGAGTCAAAGCTGTTTAAAGTCAAGGTTAAGTGCAGAGACACGATGATAGACGGGTTCAGGGATCGGATCGGTATAATGATTGACCGGGGGACGCAGCATCTCGATGTTGAGAGTAGTACCTATGATATAGAGGACGACTCTTTTCACCATCCTTGTGTCGACTTCATGCCTATGAATCTCTACACGAGCAAGACATTGGTTTACTTGAAGCTCACGTCTTCTGGTCTTGATGATCctggttttgttttcatgccTTGTCTTAAATTCATGCATCTTGAAGAGGTTAAATGGCGTGTGCATCTGGAGAAGCTTCTCTCAGGGTGTCCTGTTCTCGAGGAGCTGGCCTTGTTGAGAGATCTGGATGATGATTATGCAGTTGCCTATGATGAATTTACGGTTATGCGTGTGAGGGCTCAGAGTTTGAAGAGGTTCCGTGTGCTGCCGCTTAGGCAGGTTAGGGATTGCAGGTCGAGAGTGAATTGCACGCTTGAGATTGATGCTCCGGGGCTAAAGCATATGAGTCTCGGAGAGGATCAATTTGATAGCATTGTGGTAAAGAACCTGACTTCTTTGTTGGTGGTTGAGCTTGATATCAAGTTTTTTGTCAAGTTTGGCGTGATCTTTAATCCCTGGAACTTAGCAAAGAGCAATGAGATCCGTGATTTTCTCAATGGGATATCGAGTGTTAGGCATATGATCATCTCTGCCAAAACAGTTAAG GCCCTTGAGTATTACTCACAAGCAGAAATGATTCCCAAGTTCAACAACTTGTCCCGTTTACAAGCAATGTTCCATAGCAATTTATTGCAGTTTTTGCCAGCCTTTCTTGAGTGTTTCCCCAATCTGAAACACCTAGTCTTG AAGGTTGTTCACTCAGAGGAGATGGGGGAGGGATTGGAACTCACAGATGTGCCACGGTGTGTGTCATCGACTCTTGAGTGTGTTGAGATACAAGAAAAACTTGAATTGGAGGAAGGGAAGATGAAAGCAACAAGTTACTTTCTTGGAAATTCAGCAGTGCTAAAGAAACTCATTCTGAGCCCCACAACTTATGATCCTCGAGATGTTCTGGAATCAGAAACATGGGAGAAGGTTAATAAACTCACAAAACGTTCTACAGGATGTGAAATTATCATTCGAGCCATGAAGGAGGTCGTTATCATTTGA
- the LOC106369107 gene encoding F-box/FBD/LRR-repeat protein At1g13780-like isoform X2 produces MSGIDRISELPESLLTQILSFLPSKQSVQTSVLSTRWKNLYLNVPGLDLNLSAIPYDADEMLLSFLSFIDKLLESSPESKLFKVKVKCRDTMIDGFRDRIGIMIDRGTQHLDVESSTYDIEDDSFHHPCVDFMPMNLYTSKTLVYLKLTSSGLDDPGFVFMPCLKFMHLEEVKWRVHLEKLLSGCPVLEELALLRDLDDDYAVAYDEFTVMRVRAQSLKRFRVLPLRQVRDCRSRVNCTLEIDAPGLKHMSLGEDQFDSIVVKNLTSLLVVELDIKFFVKFGVIFNPWNLAKSNEIRDFLNGISSVRHMIISAKTVKALEYYSQAEMIPKFNNLSRLQAMFHSNLLQFLPAFLECFPNLKHLVLVVHSEEMGEGLELTDVPRCVSSTLECVEIQEKLELEEGKMKATSYFLGNSAVLKKLILSPTTYDPRDVLESETWEKVNKLTKRSTGCEIIIRAMKEVVII; encoded by the exons ATGTCTGGGATCGATAGGATTAGCGAATTGCCGGAATCATTGCTTACTCAAATACTCTCTTTCCTTCCGTCAAAACAATCGGTGCAGACAAGTGTTTTGTCAACAAGATGGAAGAATCTGTATCTAAACGTTCCCGGTCTTGACTTAAACTTATCTGCCATTCCTTATGATGCTGATGAAATGCTCTTAAGCTTCTTAAGCTTCATTGACAAGCTTCTCGAGTCTAGCCCTGAGTCAAAGCTGTTTAAAGTCAAGGTTAAGTGCAGAGACACGATGATAGACGGGTTCAGGGATCGGATCGGTATAATGATTGACCGGGGGACGCAGCATCTCGATGTTGAGAGTAGTACCTATGATATAGAGGACGACTCTTTTCACCATCCTTGTGTCGACTTCATGCCTATGAATCTCTACACGAGCAAGACATTGGTTTACTTGAAGCTCACGTCTTCTGGTCTTGATGATCctggttttgttttcatgccTTGTCTTAAATTCATGCATCTTGAAGAGGTTAAATGGCGTGTGCATCTGGAGAAGCTTCTCTCAGGGTGTCCTGTTCTCGAGGAGCTGGCCTTGTTGAGAGATCTGGATGATGATTATGCAGTTGCCTATGATGAATTTACGGTTATGCGTGTGAGGGCTCAGAGTTTGAAGAGGTTCCGTGTGCTGCCGCTTAGGCAGGTTAGGGATTGCAGGTCGAGAGTGAATTGCACGCTTGAGATTGATGCTCCGGGGCTAAAGCATATGAGTCTCGGAGAGGATCAATTTGATAGCATTGTGGTAAAGAACCTGACTTCTTTGTTGGTGGTTGAGCTTGATATCAAGTTTTTTGTCAAGTTTGGCGTGATCTTTAATCCCTGGAACTTAGCAAAGAGCAATGAGATCCGTGATTTTCTCAATGGGATATCGAGTGTTAGGCATATGATCATCTCTGCCAAAACAGTTAAG GCCCTTGAGTATTACTCACAAGCAGAAATGATTCCCAAGTTCAACAACTTGTCCCGTTTACAAGCAATGTTCCATAGCAATTTATTGCAGTTTTTGCCAGCCTTTCTTGAGTGTTTCCCCAATCTGAAACACCTAGTCTTG GTTGTTCACTCAGAGGAGATGGGGGAGGGATTGGAACTCACAGATGTGCCACGGTGTGTGTCATCGACTCTTGAGTGTGTTGAGATACAAGAAAAACTTGAATTGGAGGAAGGGAAGATGAAAGCAACAAGTTACTTTCTTGGAAATTCAGCAGTGCTAAAGAAACTCATTCTGAGCCCCACAACTTATGATCCTCGAGATGTTCTGGAATCAGAAACATGGGAGAAGGTTAATAAACTCACAAAACGTTCTACAGGATGTGAAATTATCATTCGAGCCATGAAGGAGGTCGTTATCATTTGA
- the LOC125591306 gene encoding helofensin-3-like isoform X2, giving the protein MKKMFLSFVLLSFLIGVTFHLANGADVNHQGQCDSDLECYTMRSCQRGPGYCDQKDGKCKCPKLQSVDTNGADVNHQGQCDSDLKCYTMRSCQRGPGYCDQKDGKCKCPKLQVVDTNGAGVNHQGQCDSDLECYTMRSCQRGPGYCDQKDGKCKCPK; this is encoded by the exons atgaagaaaatgttCCTTAGCTTTGTTCTATTGTCTTTTCTTATTGGTGTTACCTTCC ATCTTGCAAATGGAGCCGACGTGAATCATCAAGGGCAATGTGATTCAGACCTTGAGTGTTATACCATGCGTAGTTGTCAGAGAGGTCCAGGATATTGCGATCAGAAAGACGGAAAGTGCAAGTGTCCAAAATTACAATCCGTGGATACAAATGGGGCGGACGTGAATCATCAAGGGCAATGTGACTCAGATCTTAAGTGTTACACCATGCGTAGTTGTCAGAGAGGTCCAGGATATTGCGATCAGAAAGACGGAAAGTGTAAGTGTCCTAAATTACAAGTTGTGGATACAAATGGAGCGGGCGTGAATCATCAAGGGCAATGTGACTCAGACCTTGAATGTTATACCATGCGTAGTTGTCAGAGAGGTCCAGGATATTGCGATCAGAAAGACGGAAAGTGTAAGTGTCCTAAATAG
- the LOC125575313 gene encoding F-box/FBD/LRR-repeat protein At1g13780-like isoform X2, translating into MSGRDRISELPESLLTQILSYLPTEQSVQTSVLSKRWENVYLSVPGLDLNCSVIRDEVILSFLSFIDKLLEFSPESSLFKVKVQCRGMLIDGFSDRIGTVIDRGTQHLDVVSSTDYYEDSFGHALPGVDFMPMNLYTSKALVYLKLSSSGLGDPGFVFMPCLRFLHLEEIKWRVHLEKVLSGCPVLEKLTLVRDLDDDDYARTDEEFMVMRVRSQSLKRFSVLPLRQVRDYHSRVECTLEIDAPGLEHMSLGDDQFDSIVVKNLSSLLVVELDIKFFVKVGVLFNTLDVSKSNEIREFLDGISSVGHMIISGMTVHAFEHYSKAGIIPKFNNLSRLEAVFHGKLLQFLPAFLECCPNLKHLILVVHSEEMDEGLELADVPQCVSSSLECVEIQEKLELEEGKMKATSYFLGNSAVLKKLILSPTAYDPRNVAESEIWEKVNKLTIRSTRCEIVIRAMEEVVVI; encoded by the exons ATGTCTGGGCGAGATAGGATCAGCGAGTTGCCGGAATCATTGTTAACTCAAATACTCTCATACCTTCCGACAGAACAATCGGTGCAGACAAGTGTTTTGTCTAAAAGATGGGAGAATGTGTATCTAAGCGTTCCCGGTCTTGACTTAAACTGCTCTGTTATTCGCGACGAAGTGATCTTAAGCTTCTTAAGCTTCATTGACAAGCTTCTCGAGTTTAGCCCTGAGTCAAGTCTGTTTAAAGTCAAGGTTCAGTGCAGGGGCATGTTGATAGACGGGTTCAGCGACCGGATCGGTACAGTGATTGACCGCGGGACACAGCATCTTGATGTTGTGAGCAGTACAGATTATTACGAGGACTCTTTTGGTCATGCCTTACCTGGTGTAGACTTCATGCCTATGAATCTCTACACGAGCAAGGCATTGGTTTACTTGAAGCTCTCCTCTTCTGGTCTTGGTGATCctggttttgttttcatgccTTGTCTTAGGTTCTTGCATCTTGAAGAAATTAAATGGCGTGTGCATCTGGAGAAAGTCCTCTCAGGGTGTCCTGTTCTTGAGAAGCTGACTTTGGTGAGGGATTTGGATGATGATGACTATGCACGTACCGATGAAGAATTTATGGTTATGCGTGTGAGGTCTCAGAGCTTGAAGAGGTTTAGTGTGCTGCCGCTTAGGCAGGTAAGGGATTACCATTCCAGAGTGGAATGCACACTTGAGATTGATGCTCCGGGGCTAGAGCATATGAGTCTCGGAGATGATCAGTTTGATAGCATTGTGGTAAAGAACCTGTCTTCTTTGTTGGTGGTTGAGCTTGATATCAAGTTCTTTGTCAAGGTTGGCGTGCTTTTTAATACTTTGGACGTATCAAAGAGCAATGAGATCCGCGAGTTTCTCGATGGGATATCGAGTGTTGGACATATGATCATCTCTGGGATGACAGTGCATGCCTTTGAACATTACTCAAAAGCAGGAATTATCCCCAAGTTCAACAACTTGTCCCGTTTAGAAGCAGTGTTCCATGGCAAGTTATTGCAGTTTCTGCCAGCCTTTCTTGAGTGTTGCCCCAATCTGAAACACCTAATCTTG GTTGTTCATTCAGAGGAGATGGATGAGGGATTGGAACTCGCAGATGTGCCACAGTGTGTCTCATCGAGTCTTGAGTGTGTTGAGATACAAGAGAAACTTGAATTGGAAGAAGGGAAGATGAAAGCAACCAGTTACTTTCTTGGAAACTCGGCAGTGCTGAAGAAACTCATCCTGAGCCCAACAGCTTATGATCCTCGAAATGTTGCGGAATCAGAAATATGGGAGAAGGTTAATAAACTGACAATACGTTCCACAAGATGTGAAATTGTCATTCGAGCCATGGAGGAGGTCGTTGTCATTTGA
- the LOC106416009 gene encoding probable inactive purple acid phosphatase 1 — MRNHQPSVAVLVTLVVVLYLCGGTVESHKDQPLSGIAIHETTFHLNDKAHVKASPTLLGSNGQHSELVLVEFSSPHPSDEDWIGVFSPADFNVSTCPGDNKMVSPPRLSSAPIKFQYANFSNPRYNTTGTGSLKLQIINQRSDFSFALFSGGLLNPKLVAVSNKVAFENPNAPVYPRLALGKEWDEMTVTWTSGYGLKIAEPVVEWGVKGERKLSPAGTLTFARNTMCGAPARTVGWRDPGYIHTAFLKELWPNAKYTYRVGHRLSNDAFVWSKVYQFKSSPFPGQNSLQQVVIFGDMGKAEVDGTNEYNDFQRASLNTTKQLIKDLKKTDAVFHIGDICYANGYLSQWDQFTAQIEPIASTVPYMIASGNHERDWPDSGSFYQGLDSGGECGVPAETIFYVPAQNRAKFWYSSDYGMFRFCVADTEHDWREGTEQYKFIEQCLASVDRKTQPWLIFLAHRVLGYSSTSFYAEEGSFGEPMGRDSLQKLWQKYKVDIAIYGHAHNYERTCPVYQSVCTSDEKTNYKGTFNGTIHIVAGGAGAGLAEFSDLQPNWSLVRDYDYGFLKLTAVDYSNLLFEYKKSSDGSVHDSFKISRDYRDVLACAVDSCPATTLAS, encoded by the exons ATGAGAAACCACCAACCATCCGTTGCAGTCCTGGTGACTCTTGTAGTAGTATTATATCTTTGTGGAGGAACAGTGGAATCTCATAAAGACCAACCTTTATCAGGAATTGCTATCCATGAAACAACATTCCATCTCAATGACAAAGCTCATGTCAAAGCCTCTCCAACACTTCTTGGATCTAAT GGTCAACATAGTGAATTGGTGTTGGTGGAGTTTAGCTCTCCACACCCATCAGATGAAGATTGGATTGGAGTGTTCTCTCCTGCAGATTTCAa TGTTTCCACTTGTCCAGGAGATAACAAAATGGTGAGCCCACCTAGGCTTTCTTCAGCTCCTATCAag TTTCAATATGCAAACTTTAGTAATCCAAGATACAACACTACTGGAACCGGTTCCTTAAAGCTTCAAATCATCAACCAGAGATCAGATTTTTCATTTGCGCTCTTCTCTGGCGGCTTGCTGAAT CCCAAGCTTGTGGCAGTCTCAAACAAAGTAGCCTTTGAGAATCCAAATGCACCAGTTTACCCTCGCTTAGCGCTAGGCAAAGAATGGGATGAA ATGACAGTGACATGGACTAGTGGTTATGGACTCAAGATAGCTGAACCTGTTGTCGAGTGGGGGGTTAAAGGAGAACGTAAACTCTCACCCGCTGGAACATTGACCTTTGCGCGCAACACCATGTGCGGTGCACCTGCAAGAACCGTGGGATGGCGTGATCCTGGTTACATACACACAGCTTTTCTCAAAGAGCTGTGGCCTAATGCCAAGTATACTTATAGAGTTGGGCATAGATTGTCCAATGATGCATTTGTGTGGAGTAAAGTGTATCAGTTCAAATCCTCTCCATTTCCAGGACAAAACTCTCTCCAACAAGTTGTAATCTTTGGAGACATGGGAAAG GCTGAGGTTGATGGCACAAACGAGTATAATGATTTCCAACGAGCTTCTCTCAACACCACAAAGCAGCTTATTAAAGATCTAAAGAAGACAGATGCAGTGTTCCACATTGGAGATATCTGTTATGCTAATGGATACCTCTCACAGTGGGATCAGTTCACAGCTCAGATTGAGCCTATTGCTTCCACTGTTCCATACATGATTGCAAG TGGAAACCATGAGCGTGACTGGCCAGACTCAGGATCGTTTTACCAAGGTTTAGACTCTGGAGGAGAATGTGGTGTACCAGCTGAGACAATATTCTATGTACCTGCTCAAAACAGAGCTAAGTTCTGGTACTCAAGTGACTATGGGATGTTTAGGTTCTGTGTGGCTGACACAGAACATGACTGGAGAGAAGGAACAGAGCAATACAAGTTCATCGAGCAGTGCTTAGCATCAGTAGACAGAAAAACACAGCCGTGGCTGATATTCTTAGCTCATCGCGTGCTCGGTTACTCCTCCACGTCTTTCTACGCGGAAGAAGGCTCTTTTGGAGAACCAATGGGGAGAGATAGTCTACAGAAGCTATGGCAGAAGTACAAAGTAGACATTGCAATCTACGGACATGCACATAACTACGAGAGAACATGCCCGGTTTACCAG AGTGTATGCACGAGTGATGAGAAAACCAATTACAAGGGTACATTCAATGGGACGATCCATATCGTTGCTGGAGGTGCAGGAGCTGGTCTTGCTGAGTTCTCTGATCTCCAACCGAACTGGAGTCTGGTCAGAGATTATGACTATGGATTCCTTAAACTAACAGCGGTTGATTACTCTAATCTTCTGTTTGAGTACAAGAAGAGCAGTGACGGAAGTGTCCATGATTCGTTCAAGATATCAAGAGATTATAGAGACGTCTTGGCTTGTGCTGTTGATAGTTGCCCTGCAACTACACTTGCCTCATAA